A window from Hemicordylus capensis ecotype Gifberg chromosome 2, rHemCap1.1.pri, whole genome shotgun sequence encodes these proteins:
- the N4BP3 gene encoding NEDD4-binding protein 3, giving the protein MATAQASHVTCDPSYCLFDPYSLDSELDNDCSMGSVGSLVEKQEFSPGTPGGFRGMRQPDGLLRKGMSQREVFGYLHGGKRDARAEKKHQSSGGGFKRDYESDRENQSPERYFRDNHRGADFSKSSLPERGRFDKCRIRPSAFKVVAGKSLLSMQGLSSAKGQKLSKSNGSLHTLLTQSSTGSSSQRGPLRSHLLHTISLDEGTNSIQSFPTYNPRFKPAPSQFSASVGHINHIGGSLDRASRAPRDPLAVEKAPMSCKSLSRLQSSGEPPPPYEPTYSLEDVVKQLEDRLGEKGMELRQLKRNLSENDDPFTQIFEDKQRLWMDELDELKQMYVAKLQQVTQQAQRSQRALQLQLYKAQQEKKRLQEELELQQSQCEELRLRQQQAERLSPKLEETKWEVCQKTAEISLLKQQLRDAQEEMAQKLGEIFSLKTQLREARTELQAKDSQQTQLGDSFQALPEPGSPLPPRDSPMQACQDFLGCETDDSKCRGMQGENAEGPEWLWAELLRERRQAQLQAAHFEQERKTWQGEKEKVLRYQREIQASYMEMYHRNQALERQLSEVRQLQAEPRGINSESPWIERAESSKI; this is encoded by the exons ATGGCAACAGCACAGGCCTCTCATGTGACCTGTGACCCCAGCTATTGTCTCTTTGATCCTTACTCTCTGGACTCTGAGCTGGACAACGACTGCAGCATGGGCAGCGTGGGCAGCCTAGTGGAGAAGCAGGAGTTCTCACCGGGCACACCAGGAGGTTTTCGAGGGATGCGTCAGCCAGATGGGTTGCTCCGGAAAGGAATGTCCCAGCGTGAAGTTTTTGGCTACTTACATGGGGGAAAGCGGGATGCTCGGGCTGAGAAGAAGCACCAGTCGTCTGGTGGTGGCTTTAAACGGGACTATGAGAGTGACCGGGAGAACCAGTCCCCTGAACGGTACTTCCGGGACAATCACCGTGGAGCAGATTTCTCCAAGAGCTCTTTGCCTGAACGTGGACGCTTTGACAAG TGTCGGATCAGGCCCTCAGCCTTCAAGGTGGTGGCTGGGAAGAGCTTGTTGTCCATGCAGGGGCTGTCATCAGCAAAAGGCCAGAAGTTGTCCAAGAGCAATGGGAGTCTCCACACACTATTGACACAGAGTAGCACTGGCAGTTCCTCACAACGGGGCCCTCTGCGCAGCCACCTGCTGCATACCATCAGTCTGGATGAGGGCACCAACTCCATCCAAAGCTTCCCCACCTACAACCCCCGCTTCAAGCCTGCTCCAAGCCAGTTCAGTGCTTCTGTAGGCCACATCAACCACATTGGTGGTTCCTTAGACAGGGCCTCACGGGCACCACGGGATCCTTTGGCTGTAGAGAAAGCACCCATGTCCTGCAAGAGCCTGAGCCGACTGCAGAGCTCTGGGGAACCACCCCCTCCCTATGAACCCACCTACTCCTTGGAAGATGTGGTGAAGCAGCTTGAGGACCGGCTGGGTGAGAAAGGCATGGAGCTCCGGCAGCTTAAGAGAAACCTGAGTGAAAATGATGACCCTTTCACACAG ATATTCGAGGACAAACAGCGTTTGTGGATGGATGAGCTGGATGAGCTGAAGCAGATGTATGTGGCCAAGCTGCAGCAGGTGACCCAACAGGCCCAGCGTAGCCAGCGGGCACTTCAGCTGCAGCTCTATAAGGCACAGCAGGAGAAGAAGCGGCTCCAGGAAGAGCTGGAACTTCAGCAGAGCCAATGTGAGGAGCTGAggctgcggcagcagcaggcagagcgCCTCAGCCCCAAGCTGGAGGAGACCAAGTGGGAG GTCTGTCAGAAGACTGCAGAGATCTCCTTGCTCAAGCAGCAACTCCGAGATGCTCAGGAGGAGATGGCACAGAAACTGGGTGAGATCTTCAGTTTGAAAACCCAGCTGCGGGAGGCCCGGACAGAACTCCAAGCCAAGGACTCGCAACAGACACAGTTGGGGGACTCTTTCCAAGCCTTGCCAGAGCCTggctcccctcttcctccaagggactCTCCCATGCAAGCATGCCAGGACTTCTTGGGATGTGAAACGGATGACTCCAAATGCCGGGGGATGCAGGGAGAGAATGCCGAGGGGCCTGAGTGGCTCTGGGCAGAGCTGCTGCGGGAGCGGCGCCAAGCCCAGCTGCAGGCGGCTCACTTTGAGCAGGAGCGGAAAACCTGGCAAGGGGAAAAAGAGAAAGTCCTGCGCTACCAGCGGGAGATTCAGGCCAGCTACATGGAGATGTACCACCGGAACCAAGCTCTGGAGAGGCAGCTGAGTGAAGTCCGGCAGCTCCAAGCTGAGCCCAGAGGTATCAACTCCGAGTCACCTTGGATTGAGAGAGCTGAATCCTCAAAGATTTGA